A section of the Streptomyces sp. NBC_01591 genome encodes:
- a CDS encoding glutathione-independent formaldehyde dehydrogenase, whose translation MKAVVYKEPFTVAVEDVEKPRIQHPNDVIVKITSTAICGSDLHMYEGRTAAEPGIVFGHENMGIIEETGQGITSLKAGDRVVMPFNVACGFCTNCVEGFTGFCQTVNPGFAGGAYGYVAMGPWPGGQAEYLRVPYADFNCLKLPPGNEHETDFMLLADIFPTGYHGCELAGVRPGESVAVYGGGPVGLMAAYSALLRGAKKVFVVDRVPERLEKAREIGAIPVNFAEGDPVEQIKEQTEGIGTDKGVDAVGYQAAARGTDREEPATVLNSLVGTVRATGALGVPGLYVPSDPGGPDEQAKHGMLLVSIGKLFEKGLRMGTGQCNVKRYNRYLRDMIIEGRAQPNFVVSHELPLDQAPSAYDKFDKRIEGYTKVVLHP comes from the coding sequence ATGAAGGCCGTCGTATACAAGGAACCGTTCACCGTGGCGGTCGAAGACGTCGAAAAGCCCAGAATCCAGCACCCGAACGACGTGATCGTAAAGATCACCTCCACCGCGATATGCGGCTCGGACCTGCATATGTATGAGGGCCGTACCGCAGCCGAACCCGGCATCGTCTTCGGCCACGAGAACATGGGGATCATCGAGGAAACCGGTCAGGGCATCACCTCGCTCAAAGCGGGCGACCGCGTGGTCATGCCCTTCAACGTCGCCTGCGGGTTCTGCACCAATTGCGTCGAGGGATTCACCGGATTCTGTCAGACCGTCAATCCTGGCTTTGCGGGAGGTGCTTACGGATATGTCGCCATGGGGCCCTGGCCAGGCGGCCAGGCGGAATACCTGCGCGTTCCGTACGCCGACTTCAACTGTCTGAAGCTGCCGCCGGGAAACGAGCACGAGACCGACTTCATGCTGCTTGCCGACATCTTCCCCACCGGCTACCACGGCTGTGAACTCGCCGGGGTCCGCCCAGGTGAGAGCGTCGCCGTGTACGGCGGCGGGCCGGTCGGGCTCATGGCCGCCTACTCAGCCCTGTTGCGCGGCGCGAAGAAGGTCTTCGTCGTGGACCGAGTTCCCGAGCGGCTGGAAAAGGCCCGGGAGATCGGTGCGATTCCGGTCAACTTTGCCGAGGGCGATCCCGTGGAGCAGATCAAGGAGCAGACCGAAGGCATCGGCACGGACAAGGGCGTGGACGCCGTCGGCTACCAGGCGGCGGCGCGCGGCACCGACCGCGAGGAACCGGCGACAGTCCTGAACTCGCTCGTCGGCACGGTCCGGGCCACCGGAGCGCTCGGCGTGCCCGGCCTCTACGTTCCGTCCGACCCCGGAGGCCCCGACGAGCAGGCCAAGCACGGCATGCTCCTCGTCTCGATCGGCAAGCTCTTTGAGAAGGGCCTACGCATGGGTACGGGGCAGTGCAACGTGAAGCGCTACAACCGGTACCTGCGCGACATGATCATCGAGGGCCGGGCGCAGCCGAACTTCGTCGTTTCGCATGAACTGCCCCTGGACCAGGCGCCCTCGGCGTACGACAAGTTCGACAAGCGGATCGAGGGCTACACGAAGGTCGTGCTGCACCCGTAG
- the gyrB gene encoding DNA topoisomerase (ATP-hydrolyzing) subunit B, which produces MTTYDTHAATDTPGSQQPGHLGAASYDANAITVLDGLDAVRKRPGMYIGSTGERGLHHLVQELVDNSVDEALAGVADRIDVTILADGGVRVVDNGRGIPVGMHPVEKRPAVEVVLTVLHAGGKFGGGGYAVSGGLHGVGLSVVNALSTRLSAEIWTDGYRWTQDYRDGDPAAPLARHEATSRTGTSLTFWADGGIFETTEYSFETLARRFQEMAFLNRGLTLTLTDERPSARASAAADEADSDPAAKTVSYRYDGGISDFVAYLNARKGEPVHPSVITIAVEDTERLLSVEVALQWNGQYADSVYSYANAIHTHEGGTHKEGFRTALTTVVNRYAREKKLLREKDANLSGEDIREGLTAIISVKLGEPQFEGQTKTKLGNTEARTFVQKVVHEHLTDWFDRNPNEAADIVRKAIQAATARVAARKARDLTRRKGLLETAALPGKLSDCQSNDPAMSEVFIVEGDSAGGSAKSGRNPQYQAILPIRGKILNVEKARIDKILHNQEIQSIISAFGTGVHEDFDIAKLRYHKIILMADADVDGQHINTLLLTFLFRFMRPLIEEGHVYLSRPPLYKIKWSRDHVEYAYSDRERNMLLERGRQDGRRIKDDSIQRFKGLGEMNAEELRVTTMDPDHRVLGQVTLDDAAVADDLFSVLMGEDVEARRHFIQRNAKDVRFLDI; this is translated from the coding sequence GTGACCACTTACGACACTCACGCCGCCACCGATACCCCCGGGTCCCAGCAGCCCGGCCATCTAGGGGCGGCGTCGTACGACGCCAACGCGATCACTGTTCTGGACGGTCTGGACGCCGTGCGCAAGCGGCCCGGGATGTACATCGGCTCCACGGGCGAGCGGGGGCTCCATCACCTGGTGCAGGAGCTCGTGGACAACTCCGTGGACGAGGCACTCGCGGGGGTGGCCGACCGGATCGACGTGACGATCCTGGCCGACGGTGGCGTGCGGGTGGTCGACAACGGCCGCGGCATCCCGGTGGGGATGCACCCGGTGGAGAAGCGGCCGGCCGTCGAGGTGGTGCTGACCGTGCTGCACGCGGGCGGGAAGTTCGGGGGCGGCGGGTATGCGGTCTCCGGCGGTCTGCACGGTGTGGGTCTGTCGGTGGTCAACGCGCTGTCGACACGGCTGTCGGCGGAGATCTGGACCGACGGCTACCGGTGGACGCAGGACTACAGGGACGGTGATCCCGCCGCCCCGCTGGCCCGGCACGAGGCCACCTCCCGGACGGGCACCTCGCTGACGTTCTGGGCAGACGGCGGCATCTTCGAGACCACCGAGTACTCCTTCGAGACGCTGGCCAGGCGTTTCCAGGAGATGGCCTTCCTCAATCGCGGGCTCACTCTGACCCTGACCGACGAACGGCCCTCCGCGCGCGCGTCGGCCGCGGCCGACGAAGCCGACTCGGACCCGGCAGCGAAGACGGTCTCCTACCGCTACGACGGCGGCATCAGCGACTTCGTCGCCTACCTCAATGCCCGCAAGGGTGAGCCGGTCCATCCCTCGGTCATCACCATCGCCGTGGAGGACACGGAACGGCTGTTGTCGGTCGAGGTAGCCCTGCAGTGGAATGGCCAGTACGCCGACAGCGTCTACTCCTACGCCAACGCGATCCACACCCATGAGGGCGGTACACACAAGGAGGGCTTCCGCACGGCGCTGACCACCGTGGTCAACCGCTACGCGCGGGAGAAGAAGCTGCTGCGGGAAAAGGATGCCAATCTCTCCGGCGAGGACATCCGCGAGGGCCTGACCGCGATCATCTCGGTCAAGCTCGGCGAGCCGCAGTTCGAGGGCCAGACCAAGACCAAGCTCGGCAACACCGAGGCGCGCACTTTCGTGCAGAAGGTCGTCCACGAGCACCTGACCGACTGGTTCGACCGCAACCCGAACGAGGCCGCGGACATCGTGCGCAAGGCCATCCAGGCGGCCACGGCCCGGGTCGCAGCCCGCAAGGCGCGCGACCTGACCCGCCGCAAGGGCCTGCTGGAAACGGCGGCGCTGCCGGGCAAGCTGTCCGACTGCCAGTCGAACGACCCGGCGATGTCGGAGGTCTTCATCGTCGAGGGTGACTCCGCCGGCGGTTCGGCCAAATCCGGCCGCAACCCGCAGTACCAGGCGATCCTCCCGATCCGCGGCAAGATCCTCAACGTGGAGAAGGCCCGGATCGACAAAATCCTGCACAACCAGGAGATCCAGTCGATCATCTCCGCGTTCGGCACGGGCGTGCACGAGGACTTCGACATCGCCAAACTCCGCTACCACAAGATCATCCTGATGGCGGACGCCGACGTCGACGGCCAGCACATCAACACCCTGCTGCTGACCTTCCTGTTCCGCTTCATGCGCCCACTGATCGAGGAGGGCCACGTCTACCTCTCCCGCCCCCCGCTGTACAAGATCAAGTGGAGCCGGGACCACGTCGAATACGCCTACTCCGACCGTGAACGCAACATGCTCCTGGAGCGGGGCAGGCAGGACGGCCGCCGGATCAAGGACGACTCCATCCAGCGCTTCAAGGGTCTGGGCGAGATGAACGCCGAGGAACTGCGCGTCACCACCATGGACCCCGACCACCGGGTCCTGGGCCAGGTCACCCTCGATGACGCAGCCGTCGCCGACGACCTGTTCTCCGTCCTGATGGGTGAGGACGTCGAAGCCCGCCGCCACTTCATCCAGCGCAACGCCAAGGACGTCCGCTTCCTCGACATCTGA
- a CDS encoding DinB family protein has translation MPSTTRRNRRRDTPPPRTGSNEIEVLRGFLDYLRTSIAAKVDGAPEPQVRTAAAPSGTNLLGLLNHLTFVERSMFLGDDVTDWQATFQAAPADSVADVVARYRDAVKRTNDVLDGCTDLGAQVPRPRPDRPSPSIRWALTHMIEETGRHAGHADILRELIDGTTGR, from the coding sequence ATGCCCAGCACCACACGCCGTAACCGCCGCCGCGACACGCCGCCGCCCCGGACGGGAAGCAACGAGATCGAGGTCTTGCGCGGATTCCTCGACTACCTCCGGACCTCGATCGCCGCGAAGGTCGATGGCGCCCCCGAGCCGCAGGTGCGAACAGCCGCAGCGCCGTCGGGCACGAACCTGCTCGGCCTGCTCAACCACCTGACTTTCGTCGAGCGCTCGATGTTCCTCGGGGACGACGTCACCGACTGGCAGGCGACGTTCCAAGCCGCACCGGCGGACAGCGTGGCCGATGTCGTCGCCCGCTACCGAGACGCGGTCAAGCGCACGAACGACGTTCTCGACGGGTGCACCGATCTCGGAGCACAGGTCCCCCGACCGCGGCCGGACCGCCCCTCTCCCAGCATCCGCTGGGCACTCACCCACATGATCGAGGAGACCGGCCGACACGCGGGCCACGCGGACATCCTCCGCGAACTCATCGACGGCACGACCGGCCGCTGA
- a CDS encoding DNA gyrase/topoisomerase IV subunit B → MSTFPVPATGSRPQAGSDYTARHLMVLEGLEAVRKRPGMYIGSSDSRGLMHCLWEIIDNAVDEVLAGACDHIEVILHDDGSVEVTDNGRGIPVDTEPRTGLSGVEIAYTKLHAGGKFGGGSYTASGGLHGVGASVVNALSARLDVQVDRHCHTHAISFRRGTPGTYTGTGPDAPFTPAQGLRQTTKIPKSRTGTRVRYWADRQIFLKDAKVSLENLHQRARQTAFLVPGLTIVVRDEYGLGEGGSKGEESFRFDGGISEFCEYLASDKPICDTLRFTGQGTFKETVPVLDDHGQMTPTEVTRELGVDVAMRWGTGYDTTVKSFVNIIATPKGGTHVASFEQAVANTMNEVLRAKKLLRVAEDDIVKDDALEGLTAVVTVRLAEPQFEGQTKEVLGTSAARRIVNNVVTKELKSFLTSTKRDAAAQARVVMERAVAAARTRIAARQHKDAQRRKTALESSALPAKLADCRSDDVERSELFIVEGDSALGTAKLARNSEFQALLPIRGKILNVQKSSVTDMLKNAECGAIIQVIGVGSGRTFDIDAARYGKIIMMTDADIDGSHIRTLLLTLFHRYMRPMVDAGRVFAAVPPLHRIELIQPKRGQDKYVYTYSDHELRDKLLEFQSKNIRYKDSIQRYKGLGEMDADQLAETTMDPRYRTLRRINLSDLDAAEGVFDLLMGNDVAPRKEFIASSAATLDRSRIDI, encoded by the coding sequence GTGAGCACGTTCCCCGTCCCGGCCACCGGCAGCCGCCCCCAGGCCGGCTCCGACTACACCGCACGGCACCTGATGGTGCTCGAAGGACTGGAGGCCGTACGCAAACGCCCAGGCATGTACATCGGATCCAGCGACAGCCGCGGCCTGATGCATTGCCTGTGGGAGATCATCGACAACGCCGTCGACGAAGTCCTGGCCGGCGCCTGCGACCACATCGAGGTCATCCTCCACGATGACGGCTCCGTGGAAGTCACCGACAACGGCCGCGGTATCCCCGTGGACACCGAACCCCGCACCGGCCTGTCCGGCGTCGAGATCGCCTACACCAAACTCCACGCCGGCGGAAAATTCGGAGGCGGCTCGTACACCGCCTCCGGTGGCCTGCACGGCGTCGGCGCCTCCGTCGTCAACGCTCTTTCCGCCCGGCTGGACGTCCAGGTCGACCGCCACTGCCACACCCACGCCATCAGCTTCCGCCGCGGCACACCCGGCACCTACACCGGCACCGGACCCGACGCCCCCTTCACCCCCGCCCAGGGCCTGCGCCAGACCACCAAAATCCCCAAGAGCCGCACCGGCACGCGCGTGCGCTACTGGGCCGACCGACAGATCTTCCTCAAGGACGCCAAGGTCTCCCTGGAGAACCTGCACCAGCGCGCCCGCCAGACTGCCTTCCTGGTGCCCGGCCTGACCATCGTCGTCCGCGACGAGTACGGCCTCGGCGAGGGCGGCAGCAAGGGGGAGGAGTCCTTCCGCTTCGACGGCGGCATCAGCGAGTTCTGCGAGTACCTGGCGAGCGACAAACCCATCTGTGACACCCTCCGCTTCACCGGACAGGGCACTTTCAAGGAGACCGTCCCGGTCCTCGACGACCACGGCCAGATGACCCCCACCGAGGTCACCCGGGAACTCGGCGTGGACGTGGCGATGCGCTGGGGCACCGGCTACGACACCACGGTGAAGTCCTTCGTCAACATCATCGCCACCCCCAAGGGCGGCACCCACGTCGCCAGCTTCGAACAGGCCGTCGCCAACACGATGAACGAGGTGCTGCGCGCCAAGAAGCTGCTGCGCGTCGCCGAGGACGACATCGTCAAGGACGACGCGCTGGAGGGCCTCACCGCGGTCGTCACGGTCCGTCTCGCCGAGCCGCAGTTCGAGGGCCAGACCAAGGAGGTCCTCGGCACCTCGGCGGCCCGCCGCATCGTCAACAACGTGGTCACCAAGGAACTCAAGTCGTTCCTGACCTCCACCAAGCGTGACGCCGCCGCCCAGGCCCGGGTGGTCATGGAGAGGGCCGTCGCCGCCGCCAGGACGCGCATCGCCGCCCGCCAGCACAAGGACGCCCAGCGCCGCAAGACGGCCCTGGAGTCCTCCGCTCTGCCCGCCAAGCTCGCCGACTGCCGCAGCGACGACGTCGAGCGCAGCGAGCTGTTCATCGTCGAGGGCGACTCCGCGCTCGGCACGGCCAAGCTCGCCCGGAACTCCGAGTTCCAGGCACTGCTGCCGATCCGCGGCAAGATCCTCAACGTCCAGAAGTCCTCCGTGACCGACATGCTGAAGAACGCCGAGTGCGGCGCGATCATCCAGGTCATAGGAGTCGGCTCCGGTCGGACTTTCGACATCGACGCGGCCCGCTACGGCAAGATCATCATGATGACCGACGCCGACATCGACGGCTCCCACATCCGCACCCTGCTCCTGACCCTGTTCCACCGCTACATGCGCCCCATGGTCGATGCCGGCCGGGTCTTCGCCGCGGTGCCGCCACTGCACCGCATCGAGCTGATCCAGCCGAAGAGGGGCCAGGACAAGTACGTCTACACGTACTCGGACCACGAGCTGCGCGACAAGCTGCTCGAGTTCCAGAGCAAGAACATCCGGTACAAGGACTCCATCCAGCGCTACAAGGGCCTCGGCGAGATGGACGCTGACCAGCTGGCCGAGACCACCATGGACCCGCGCTACCGCACCCTGCGCCGGATCAACCTCTCCGACCTCGATGCCGCGGAAGGCGTGTTCGACCTGCTTATGGGCAACGACGTGGCTCCCCGCAAGGAGTTCATCGCCAGCTCCGCTGCCACGCTCGACCGGTCCAGGATCGATATCTGA
- a CDS encoding carbohydrate ABC transporter permease, with the protein MRQHSTDQPTGLSTAHAFRRLARGLRLVLLIALAVLFLVPFYLLVRNGLATEADITGADWTFFPRSLQWGNLRELFNDSSVPMLHALWNSAVIAVLTTAGTLLLASLAGYGLARIEYPYASQVFYAFLVTLMIPSAVTFVPSFVLVSSLGWISTLRGLIVPTLFSAFAAFLFRQYFLGFPRELEDASRVDGLGYWRTYWRIVVPNTRPVFAAVGAIVFIGSWNSFLWPLVIGQQRDAWTVQVALATFTTAQTVNLHELFIAAAVSILPLLVVFLVLQRHIVAGAERSGIDE; encoded by the coding sequence ATGCGACAGCACTCGACGGATCAACCAACGGGGCTCTCCACGGCCCATGCCTTCCGACGGCTCGCGCGTGGACTGCGGCTCGTGCTGCTCATCGCGCTCGCCGTGCTCTTCCTCGTCCCGTTCTATCTACTGGTGCGCAACGGCCTGGCCACCGAAGCGGACATCACCGGGGCGGACTGGACGTTCTTCCCGCGCAGCCTCCAGTGGGGCAACCTGCGGGAACTGTTCAACGACAGCAGTGTCCCCATGCTGCACGCCCTGTGGAATTCGGCCGTGATCGCCGTCCTCACGACCGCCGGCACCCTGCTGCTCGCCTCGCTGGCCGGATACGGGCTGGCCCGCATCGAGTATCCCTATGCGAGCCAGGTCTTCTACGCGTTCCTGGTCACCCTGATGATCCCGTCCGCCGTCACTTTCGTCCCGAGCTTCGTCCTGGTTTCGTCGCTCGGCTGGATCTCCACCCTGCGCGGACTGATCGTCCCCACCCTTTTCAGCGCGTTCGCGGCCTTCCTCTTCCGGCAGTACTTCCTCGGCTTTCCCCGGGAACTGGAGGACGCGTCCAGGGTGGACGGGCTCGGCTACTGGCGTACGTACTGGCGGATCGTCGTCCCCAACACACGGCCGGTCTTCGCCGCTGTGGGGGCGATCGTCTTCATCGGCTCGTGGAACTCGTTCCTCTGGCCACTGGTGATCGGCCAGCAGCGCGACGCCTGGACCGTGCAGGTTGCGCTCGCAACCTTCACCACGGCTCAGACGGTCAACCTGCACGAGCTGTTCATCGCAGCCGCCGTTTCGATCCTGCCCCTGCTGGTGGTCTTCCTGGTACTCCAGCGCCACATCGTCGCGGGCGCGGAGCGCTCCGGCATCGATGAATGA
- a CDS encoding class I SAM-dependent methyltransferase, translating to MSTTEAVAFWDGVYAARPAVSNPQPNTRLTETVTGLRPGDALDLGCGDGGDALWLAGQGWQVTAADISAVAVERLAVLARSHSLGDRVTTVRADLHKSFPPSGFDLVCAHYLHTPFDLDRATVLRSAAHALRPGGRLLVVDHGSAAPWSWNQDPDIRYPSPREVAAGIDLAPETWTVERADAPRRIATGPDGRTAEVTDHVLLIRRTA from the coding sequence ATGAGCACCACCGAAGCGGTCGCCTTCTGGGACGGCGTCTACGCGGCCCGACCGGCAGTCAGCAACCCGCAGCCGAATACTCGCCTTACCGAGACGGTGACGGGCTTGCGGCCCGGTGACGCGTTGGACCTCGGATGCGGCGACGGCGGCGACGCGCTGTGGCTCGCCGGCCAGGGGTGGCAGGTCACCGCCGCCGACATCTCGGCCGTGGCGGTCGAGCGGCTCGCCGTCCTCGCCCGCTCACACAGCCTGGGTGACCGCGTCACCACCGTGCGGGCCGACTTGCACAAGTCTTTCCCGCCCAGCGGATTCGACCTGGTCTGCGCCCACTACCTGCACACCCCCTTTGACCTGGACCGGGCAACCGTACTGCGCTCGGCCGCGCACGCACTGCGCCCGGGCGGGCGGCTGCTGGTCGTCGACCACGGCTCGGCCGCGCCGTGGTCATGGAACCAGGATCCCGACATCCGCTACCCGAGCCCGCGGGAAGTCGCCGCGGGTATCGACCTGGCTCCGGAGACATGGACGGTCGAGCGGGCCGACGCACCCCGCCGGATCGCAACCGGACCAGACGGGCGCACCGCCGAGGTCACCGACCACGTCCTCCTCATCCGCCGCACCGCCTGA
- a CDS encoding PA14 domain-containing protein, producing the protein MNRPRGTTATTAGAVVLATAGGLLTAATPASAAVTCASPVFKRTFYANTTFSGTPKGTDCDSVIDQNWGTGAPGYKGMPANDFGVRWSMTRDFGSGGPFTFTASSRDGIRVYLDGIRKVDMWKNVANTVSKTVNVTIPSGRHSLRVDFVNWTGAANVKFTYTPRTSATVDKVRPLVPTGTTVTYSTATTSTKISWARNMEMDLAGYHVYRRLKGTSYPAKPIATTKSTSYTDTTVPKDGNVYYYEVRAYDKAGNASSGTADLGITTLDQTAPAAPKGVEDNWAMGYPDKITLYWNSNTESDLAGYRVYRSTSTPVALTPENLLNGDKLSGGGYSGPLPQTGDIYYYVVTAVDTHGHESAASGAAMYYTRDLTGPVDTALNARGAESEAGVTLTWDASERTSDDFAGYSVFRSRQPRTVAGAQREEVGKGVKGTRFTDAAPPPGVTYYYGVVALDHAGNGGAPSEEVAVTVAGNTTAPAAVTGVTAAPKENGVTLSWNASNEPGLDHYRVLRGTFVDGKWTYAPVQDPWTLRPREITETTFHDAVPADGQQVRYGVVAVDQYGNQLTPDTGATVTDVTELDLRPTAPPATGAPLANLSTNPHGGLAWALSSATNENGSAVSGFNIYRWNPQTKTFDLIGTEPEDNSSTGSWYDHTQPTATTVYYRVTVLYADGTESGATETVAVTD; encoded by the coding sequence ATGAACCGACCCAGAGGCACGACGGCCACCACTGCCGGCGCCGTCGTGCTCGCCACCGCGGGCGGCCTGCTCACCGCGGCCACCCCTGCCTCCGCCGCCGTGACCTGTGCATCGCCCGTCTTCAAGCGGACGTTCTACGCAAACACCACCTTCTCCGGGACCCCCAAGGGCACGGACTGCGACTCCGTGATCGACCAGAACTGGGGCACCGGCGCACCCGGCTACAAGGGCATGCCCGCCAACGACTTCGGCGTCCGCTGGTCCATGACCCGCGACTTCGGCTCCGGCGGGCCCTTCACGTTCACTGCCTCCTCCCGCGACGGCATCCGCGTGTACCTCGACGGCATCCGCAAGGTCGACATGTGGAAGAACGTCGCCAACACCGTGTCCAAGACCGTCAATGTGACCATCCCGTCGGGCAGGCACAGTCTCCGCGTCGACTTCGTCAACTGGACCGGCGCCGCCAACGTCAAGTTCACCTACACCCCACGCACTTCGGCGACCGTCGACAAGGTCAGGCCGCTCGTCCCGACCGGGACCACCGTCACCTACAGCACGGCGACCACGTCCACGAAGATCAGCTGGGCCAGGAACATGGAGATGGACCTCGCCGGGTACCACGTGTACCGGCGGCTGAAGGGCACCTCCTACCCCGCGAAGCCGATCGCGACCACGAAGTCCACCTCGTACACCGACACGACCGTCCCGAAGGACGGCAACGTCTACTACTACGAGGTCCGCGCCTACGACAAGGCCGGCAACGCCTCCTCGGGCACCGCCGACCTCGGCATCACCACCCTCGACCAAACCGCCCCCGCCGCTCCGAAGGGCGTCGAGGACAACTGGGCCATGGGCTATCCGGACAAGATCACTCTCTACTGGAACAGCAACACGGAGTCCGACCTCGCCGGCTACCGCGTGTACCGCTCGACGTCCACCCCGGTCGCCCTCACCCCCGAGAACCTGCTGAACGGCGACAAGCTCTCGGGCGGTGGTTACAGCGGGCCCCTGCCGCAGACCGGCGACATCTACTACTACGTCGTCACCGCCGTCGACACGCACGGTCACGAGTCGGCGGCCTCGGGCGCGGCGATGTACTACACCCGTGATCTGACGGGCCCGGTGGACACCGCCCTCAACGCGCGAGGCGCGGAGAGCGAGGCGGGCGTCACGCTGACCTGGGACGCCTCCGAGCGGACCAGCGACGACTTCGCGGGCTACTCGGTCTTCCGATCGCGCCAGCCGCGCACCGTCGCCGGGGCCCAGCGCGAGGAGGTCGGCAAGGGAGTGAAGGGCACCCGCTTCACCGATGCCGCCCCGCCGCCCGGCGTCACGTACTACTACGGGGTGGTCGCCCTGGACCACGCAGGAAACGGGGGCGCCCCGTCCGAGGAGGTCGCCGTCACGGTCGCCGGCAACACGACCGCCCCCGCCGCGGTCACCGGCGTGACCGCGGCCCCGAAGGAGAACGGCGTCACCCTCTCCTGGAACGCGAGCAACGAGCCTGGTCTCGACCACTACCGCGTGCTGCGCGGCACCTTCGTCGACGGGAAGTGGACGTACGCCCCGGTGCAGGACCCCTGGACCCTGCGGCCGCGGGAGATCACGGAGACGACATTCCACGACGCGGTACCGGCCGACGGTCAGCAGGTGCGTTACGGCGTCGTCGCCGTCGACCAGTACGGCAACCAGCTCACCCCGGACACCGGCGCGACCGTCACCGACGTCACCGAGCTGGACCTCCGCCCGACCGCCCCGCCCGCGACCGGCGCACCACTCGCGAATCTCAGCACCAATCCGCACGGCGGGCTCGCGTGGGCCCTCTCCAGCGCCACGAACGAAAACGGCAGTGCGGTCTCCGGCTTCAACATCTACCGCTGGAACCCGCAGACCAAGACGTTCGACCTGATCGGCACCGAGCCCGAGGACAACTCCAGCACCGGCTCCTGGTACGACCACACCCAGCCGACCGCCACCACGGTGTACTACCGCGTCACGGTCCTCTACGCGGACGGTACCGAGTCGGGCGCGACCGAAACCGTCGCCGTGACCGACTGA
- a CDS encoding helix-turn-helix domain-containing protein yields MDRKTNDDVLDAVGPRLRALRRDHGITLAGLAATTGVSESSLSRLESGQRRPSLELLLPLARIYDVPLDDLVGAPRTGDPRIHLKPIRRFGMTFVPLSRRPGGVHAFKMIIPAQPEPLEPTSQTHEGFEWLYVLNGRLRLVIGDRDLTLPAGEAAEFDTSLPHWLGSADGGVVELLILFGPHGMRAHVRTGPHRSSQAEGRR; encoded by the coding sequence GTGGATCGCAAGACGAACGACGACGTGCTTGACGCGGTGGGGCCGCGGCTTCGTGCGCTGCGTCGTGACCACGGCATCACCCTCGCCGGCCTCGCGGCGACGACCGGCGTATCGGAGAGCAGCCTGTCCCGGCTGGAGAGCGGGCAGCGCCGGCCGAGCCTGGAACTGCTGCTGCCGCTGGCCCGTATCTACGACGTTCCGCTGGACGACCTCGTCGGTGCCCCGCGCACCGGCGACCCCCGGATCCACCTCAAGCCGATCAGGCGGTTCGGAATGACCTTCGTGCCCCTGTCGCGGCGACCGGGCGGTGTGCACGCGTTCAAGATGATCATCCCCGCCCAGCCGGAACCACTCGAACCGACCTCGCAGACCCACGAAGGCTTCGAATGGCTCTACGTGCTCAACGGACGCCTGCGTCTCGTGATCGGCGACCGCGACCTGACGCTGCCGGCCGGTGAGGCAGCCGAGTTCGACACGTCCTTGCCCCACTGGCTGGGCAGCGCCGACGGCGGCGTGGTTGAGCTTCTCATCCTGTTCGGCCCGCACGGTATGCGTGCGCACGTACGCACCGGCCCTCATCGGTCGTCTCAGGCGGAGGGCCGACGGTGA
- a CDS encoding peptidase inhibitor family I36 protein, which produces MRRTLVSALTTAGIAAALTVIGPVSSTSAAPTGTAACPSGYLCVWDQTGYKGHMYKFSGKNASWEAWPINNHDASWYNNAKSGLDACVWQGKNYTGSVKVIKAGKSSPRDSAHAHRGSSNSWGNC; this is translated from the coding sequence ATGCGTCGCACCCTCGTGTCCGCCCTGACTACCGCCGGAATCGCTGCCGCGCTGACCGTCATCGGCCCCGTCTCCAGCACCTCCGCCGCGCCCACCGGCACCGCTGCCTGCCCGAGCGGCTACCTGTGCGTGTGGGACCAGACCGGCTACAAGGGCCACATGTACAAGTTCTCCGGCAAGAACGCCTCGTGGGAGGCCTGGCCCATCAACAACCACGACGCGTCCTGGTACAACAACGCAAAATCGGGACTGGACGCCTGCGTCTGGCAGGGAAAGAACTACACCGGCAGCGTCAAGGTCATCAAGGCCGGCAAGTCCTCCCCGCGCGACTCGGCCCATGCCCACCGCGGCAGCTCCAACAGCTGGGGCAACTGCTGA
- a CDS encoding histidine phosphatase family protein has protein sequence MEHDEGVEGAETKAAWARRIYAAMDEILQGPCEHQIIVPHGGSLTCIVASWIRMPIESAGYAGFRAPSGSVTTLHEDDFFHIQVVSLGDTRHLDPAKAGWPQPSPLRRPTAREGGGPTMH, from the coding sequence GTGGAACACGACGAGGGTGTGGAGGGTGCGGAGACCAAGGCGGCGTGGGCGCGGCGCATCTACGCGGCCATGGACGAGATCCTGCAGGGCCCTTGCGAGCACCAGATCATCGTGCCGCACGGCGGCTCCCTGACGTGCATCGTGGCGTCCTGGATCAGGATGCCGATCGAGTCGGCCGGCTATGCCGGTTTCCGGGCACCCTCCGGCAGCGTCACCACACTGCACGAAGACGACTTCTTCCACATCCAAGTCGTCAGTCTCGGCGACACCCGCCATCTCGACCCCGCCAAAGCCGGATGGCCTCAACCCAGCCCACTTCGACGGCCCACCGCCCGTGAGGGCGGCGGGCCGACCATGCACTGA